A window of the Synechococcus sp. M16.1 genome harbors these coding sequences:
- a CDS encoding endonuclease MutS2: protein MNPPVASPPTATDLSQGADRAQQETLELLEWHRVCDHLSGFASTGMGRDAARVQPLPASLEESKQRLAETVEMAVLDDLTEGGLSFRGVRNLEPVVLRCSKGGVASGEELLAVAETLAAARRLRRQIDDPELRPVCTALIETMVTLPELEQRLKFALEEGGRVADRASSALSALRHQWNGLRQERRDKLQELLRRLAPSLQDSVIAERHGRPVLAVKAGAVSQVPGQVHDSSASGSTLFVEPRSVLTMGNKLVELESRIRDEERKVLAELSALVAEEASALNQVVAVLRALDLALARGRYGRWLGGVEPQLEAAAEAPFRFSGLRHPLLVWQHKRAEGPPVVPISVEVSPELRVVAITGPNTGGKTVTLKSIGLAALMARAGMLLPCSGQPSLPWCAQVLADIGDEQSLQQSLSTFSGHVKRIGRILEALQRGGSPALVLLDEVGAGTDPSEGTALATALLKALADRARLTIATTHFGELKALKYDDARFENASVAFNPETLSPTYELLWGIPGRSNALAIATRLGLDSDVLHQAQQLLAPGGDGEVNSVIRGLEEQRQRQQAAAEDAAALLARTELLHEELLQRWQKQKQQTAQRQEQGRQRLEQSIRQGQKEVRTLIRRLRDERADGETARKAGQRLRSLEDHHRPTPERRAPKPGWRPSVGDRVRLLALGKAADVLAITDDGLQLTVRCGVMRTTVDLAAVESLDGRKPEPPPKPVVKVQARSVGGGGAQVRTSRNTLDVRGMRVHEAEAAVEECLRSANGPVWVIHGIGTGKLKRGLRAWLDTVPYVERVTDAEQGDGGPGCSVVWVR, encoded by the coding sequence ATGAACCCCCCGGTGGCATCCCCTCCAACTGCAACTGACTTGAGTCAAGGGGCGGACCGGGCTCAGCAGGAAACCCTTGAACTGCTGGAGTGGCATCGGGTCTGTGACCATCTCAGCGGCTTTGCCAGCACCGGCATGGGTCGTGATGCGGCCCGGGTTCAACCGCTGCCCGCCAGCCTGGAGGAATCGAAACAGCGCCTGGCCGAGACGGTTGAAATGGCGGTGCTCGATGACCTCACTGAGGGGGGGCTCAGCTTCCGCGGTGTGCGGAATCTCGAGCCCGTTGTGCTGCGCTGCAGCAAGGGAGGTGTGGCCTCCGGTGAAGAGCTGCTGGCCGTTGCGGAGACTTTGGCAGCGGCCCGTCGGCTGCGCCGTCAGATCGACGACCCCGAGCTGCGCCCGGTGTGCACCGCGTTGATTGAAACGATGGTGACGCTGCCGGAGTTGGAGCAGCGGCTCAAATTTGCGCTCGAAGAGGGCGGCCGCGTCGCTGATCGCGCCAGCTCGGCATTGTCGGCGCTGCGGCATCAATGGAACGGTCTGCGCCAGGAACGTCGCGACAAACTTCAGGAGCTGCTGCGACGCCTGGCCCCATCCCTGCAGGACAGTGTGATCGCCGAGCGTCATGGCCGTCCTGTCCTGGCGGTGAAGGCCGGTGCGGTGAGCCAGGTGCCGGGTCAGGTGCACGACAGTTCGGCCTCAGGCAGCACCCTCTTTGTTGAACCCCGCTCGGTGCTCACCATGGGCAACAAGCTTGTGGAGCTCGAGTCCCGCATCCGGGATGAGGAACGCAAGGTGTTGGCGGAGCTGAGTGCTCTGGTGGCTGAAGAGGCGTCCGCCCTCAACCAGGTGGTGGCCGTGCTGCGCGCGCTTGATCTTGCGCTGGCCCGTGGACGTTACGGCCGCTGGCTTGGTGGCGTTGAGCCTCAGCTTGAGGCGGCAGCGGAGGCTCCGTTTCGCTTTTCAGGTCTGCGACACCCACTCTTGGTGTGGCAGCACAAACGGGCGGAGGGGCCGCCCGTGGTTCCCATCTCGGTGGAGGTGTCGCCGGAGCTGCGGGTGGTGGCGATCACCGGGCCGAACACCGGTGGCAAAACGGTCACCCTGAAAAGCATTGGCCTCGCTGCATTGATGGCACGCGCCGGCATGCTTTTGCCCTGTTCGGGGCAACCTTCCCTGCCCTGGTGTGCCCAGGTGCTGGCGGACATCGGAGATGAGCAATCCCTCCAGCAGAGCTTGTCCACCTTCAGTGGTCATGTGAAGCGGATCGGGCGCATTCTTGAGGCGCTGCAGCGCGGTGGTTCTCCAGCCCTGGTGCTCCTGGATGAGGTGGGTGCTGGAACGGATCCCAGCGAGGGAACGGCCCTGGCCACGGCTCTGCTCAAGGCTCTTGCGGATCGGGCTCGGCTCACGATTGCCACCACCCACTTCGGTGAACTTAAGGCCCTCAAATACGACGATGCTCGTTTTGAGAATGCCTCTGTTGCTTTCAATCCTGAGACCTTGTCCCCCACCTATGAATTGCTGTGGGGAATTCCAGGACGCAGCAATGCACTGGCAATCGCGACGCGCCTTGGGCTCGATTCGGATGTGCTTCACCAGGCCCAGCAGCTGTTGGCCCCAGGGGGTGATGGTGAGGTGAACAGTGTGATCCGTGGCTTGGAGGAGCAACGGCAGCGCCAGCAGGCCGCGGCAGAAGACGCTGCAGCGCTCCTGGCACGCACGGAGCTGCTGCACGAGGAGTTGCTGCAGCGCTGGCAGAAGCAAAAGCAGCAGACCGCGCAACGCCAGGAGCAGGGCCGTCAACGCTTGGAGCAGTCGATCCGTCAGGGCCAGAAAGAAGTTCGCACGCTGATTCGCCGGCTGCGCGATGAGCGCGCGGATGGGGAAACCGCGCGAAAGGCTGGGCAACGGTTACGCAGCTTGGAAGACCATCACCGCCCAACCCCTGAACGGCGTGCACCCAAGCCGGGTTGGCGTCCGTCTGTGGGGGATCGCGTGCGCTTGCTCGCCCTCGGCAAGGCTGCAGATGTGTTGGCCATCACCGATGACGGCCTTCAGCTGACGGTTCGTTGTGGGGTGATGCGCACCACGGTGGATCTGGCGGCGGTGGAAAGCCTGGATGGGCGTAAGCCGGAGCCGCCTCCAAAGCCGGTGGTGAAGGTGCAAGCCCGTTCCGTCGGAGGCGGCGGTGCACAGGTGCGCACCAGTCGCAACACCCTTGATGTGCGTGGCATGCGGGTGCATGAGGCCGAAGCGGCGGTTGAGGAATGCTTGCGCAGTGCCAATGGGCCGGTTTGGGTGATCCACGGCATCGGCACGGGCAAGCTCAAGCGCGGCCTGCGCGCCTGGCTGGACACGGTGCCCTATGTGGAACGGGTGACCGATGCTGAGCAGGGGGACGGCGGACCGGGCTGCAGCGTTGTCTGGGTGCGCTGA
- a CDS encoding ABC-F family ATP-binding cassette domain-containing protein produces the protein MSLISLVSAAKDFGIRTLFSDLDLHIAEGERLGLIGPNGAGKSTLLKVLAGKEPLGEGERRCSPRLRVELVGQESRITPGLTVLEQVLEGCGAKRNLLVRFSALSDAIAEDPSNEALMAELGQLSQRMDEEDAWSLEQQCREVLQKLGISDLQRPVDDLSGGYRKRVGLASALVACPDVLLLDEPTNHLDAAAVEWLQSWLDRYPGALVLVTHDRYVLDRVTRRMVEVDRGQARTYQGNYSTFLQHKAEEEASEAASAAKFKSVLRRELAWLRQGPKARSTKQKARLQRIEAMREQKPNQAKAKLEMTGISRRIGKQVIEAEAVGVTADGSGGGRPLLDGFSYSFSPEDRIGIIGPNGSGKSTLLDLIAGRREPTQGSLLLGETVHIGYLDQHTEAFNEGKGLDRKVIEFVEEAASRIDLGGEQVTASQLLERFLFPPAQQHSPLAKLSGGERRRLTLCRMLIQAPNVLLLDEPTNDLDVQTLSVLEDFLEDFRGCVIVVSHDRYFLDRTVDRLFCFDQGRLNRFEGNYSAFLEQQRQEERSQSQASKPSTPKPERNRQTKSNGPRRRNFKENKELAALDQQLPELELKKEELEQQMTREGADMAKLSLDLAQIITRIEQAEERWLELSELAP, from the coding sequence GTGAGTCTGATCAGCCTGGTGAGTGCGGCCAAGGATTTCGGCATCCGCACCCTCTTTTCCGATCTCGATCTCCACATCGCTGAAGGAGAACGGCTCGGGCTGATCGGACCCAATGGCGCCGGCAAATCCACCCTGTTGAAGGTTCTGGCAGGGAAAGAACCGCTCGGGGAAGGGGAACGCCGCTGTTCGCCGCGGCTTCGGGTGGAGCTGGTTGGTCAGGAGAGCCGGATCACTCCGGGGCTCACGGTGCTGGAGCAGGTGCTGGAGGGCTGTGGTGCCAAACGGAATCTGCTGGTGCGCTTCAGCGCCCTCAGCGACGCCATCGCGGAAGACCCCAGCAATGAAGCACTGATGGCGGAGCTGGGTCAGCTCAGCCAACGGATGGATGAAGAGGACGCCTGGAGCCTGGAGCAGCAATGCCGGGAAGTGCTGCAGAAATTGGGCATCAGCGATCTCCAGCGCCCGGTCGACGACCTCTCCGGCGGATACCGCAAACGGGTGGGTCTGGCATCAGCCCTGGTGGCCTGCCCCGATGTGCTGCTGCTGGATGAGCCCACCAACCATCTCGATGCCGCTGCAGTGGAATGGCTGCAGAGCTGGCTGGATCGCTACCCCGGGGCTCTGGTGCTGGTCACCCATGACCGCTACGTGCTCGATCGGGTGACGCGGCGGATGGTGGAGGTGGACCGAGGCCAGGCCCGCACTTATCAGGGGAACTACAGCACCTTTCTGCAGCACAAAGCGGAAGAAGAAGCCTCAGAAGCAGCCTCAGCGGCCAAGTTCAAAAGCGTGCTTCGCCGCGAGTTGGCCTGGCTACGCCAGGGCCCCAAGGCCCGCAGCACCAAACAGAAGGCGCGACTGCAACGCATCGAAGCGATGCGCGAGCAGAAACCCAATCAGGCCAAAGCAAAGCTGGAGATGACCGGCATCAGCCGGCGCATCGGCAAACAGGTGATCGAAGCGGAAGCCGTTGGGGTCACAGCCGATGGCAGCGGGGGCGGTCGCCCACTCCTCGATGGCTTCAGCTACAGCTTCAGCCCTGAAGACCGAATCGGCATCATCGGCCCCAACGGCAGCGGCAAATCCACCCTGCTTGATCTCATCGCCGGACGGCGCGAGCCAACCCAGGGCAGCCTGCTGCTTGGGGAGACCGTTCACATCGGTTACCTGGACCAGCACACCGAAGCCTTCAACGAAGGCAAAGGGCTCGATCGCAAAGTGATCGAGTTCGTGGAAGAAGCCGCCAGCCGGATCGATCTGGGGGGTGAACAGGTCACCGCATCCCAGCTTCTAGAACGCTTTTTGTTTCCACCGGCCCAGCAGCACAGCCCCTTGGCCAAGCTTTCGGGAGGCGAGCGCCGCCGCCTCACCCTCTGCCGAATGCTGATCCAGGCGCCCAACGTGTTGCTGTTGGACGAACCCACCAACGATCTGGATGTTCAGACCCTCAGCGTTCTGGAGGATTTTCTTGAGGACTTCCGAGGTTGCGTGATCGTTGTTTCCCACGACCGTTACTTCCTCGATCGTACGGTTGATCGTCTGTTCTGTTTCGACCAAGGACGGCTCAATCGCTTTGAAGGGAACTACAGCGCGTTTCTGGAGCAGCAGCGCCAGGAGGAACGCAGCCAAAGCCAGGCGAGCAAACCCTCCACACCAAAACCAGAGCGGAACCGCCAGACCAAGAGCAACGGTCCGCGGCGGCGCAACTTCAAGGAGAACAAGGAGCTTGCGGCGCTTGATCAACAGCTGCCTGAACTGGAGCTGAAGAAAGAAGAGCTGGAACAGCAGATGACCCGGGAAGGCGCTGATATGGCCAAGCTGAGTCTCGATCTGGCTCAGATCATCACCCGCATTGAACAAGCGGAAGAACGCTGGCTGGAACTCAGCGAATTGGCGCCCTGA
- a CDS encoding CP12 domain-containing protein: MKSIDEHIQKDQSEIEAAKAAGDEAKVRHLTDELKSLEEYKEHHPGDSHDPTSLELHCEANPDADECRVYDD, translated from the coding sequence ATGAAGTCCATCGACGAACACATCCAGAAGGATCAATCCGAAATCGAAGCTGCCAAAGCAGCTGGAGACGAGGCCAAGGTTCGTCACCTCACCGATGAGCTGAAGTCGCTGGAGGAATACAAGGAACACCACCCCGGCGACAGCCACGACCCCACTTCGCTCGAGCTGCATTGCGAGGCCAATCCCGATGCCGATGAGTGCCGCGTCTACGACGACTGA
- a CDS encoding YqaE/Pmp3 family membrane protein, which yields MTCGDIFRIIIALFIPPLGVFTQVGLTQPFWINLVIYLFAVGGLGLPVLFGMWPAAVVHALFVILTRK from the coding sequence ATGACCTGCGGCGACATCTTTCGGATCATCATTGCCCTGTTCATTCCCCCTCTGGGCGTCTTCACTCAGGTGGGATTGACGCAGCCCTTTTGGATCAACCTGGTGATCTATCTCTTTGCCGTTGGCGGCCTTGGGCTCCCAGTCTTGTTTGGTATGTGGCCAGCCGCTGTGGTTCACGCCCTGTTTGTCATCCTGACCCGCAAATAA
- a CDS encoding ABC transporter ATP-binding protein: MAGVRFEDLSKTFPGRGGGDPVEVIRQLNLTINDGEFLVLVGPSGCGKSTLLRLLAGLDSPTSGEIRIGARPISDVPPARRNVAMVFQSYALYPHLSVRDNLSFGLRRSQARSTVQRIQDQAFRATRALPEPLRVRSVREERIEARVNTVARSLELTELLDRRPKELSGGQKQRVALGRAMARNPEVFLMDEPLSNLDAKLRTSTRQRIVELQRELGTTTVYVTHDQVEAMTMGDRIAVLNQGRLQQLGTPMELYRWPSNIFVAQFIGSPAMSLLPVTVGPNATLILGNKRIQVEGAMVELLLQREGQHITAGLRPEHWHLAPATNRNLQAEVSHCERLGNEQILTCRLLDGDELIQVRASTEINITAGDAIHLDPDPTGWRLFNADGEAIR, translated from the coding sequence TTGGCCGGCGTCCGTTTCGAAGACCTCAGCAAGACCTTCCCAGGACGCGGCGGCGGTGATCCCGTTGAAGTGATTCGTCAGTTGAATCTGACGATCAACGATGGCGAGTTTTTGGTGCTGGTCGGTCCCTCGGGGTGCGGCAAAAGCACCTTGCTGCGACTGCTCGCTGGTCTCGACAGCCCCACCAGCGGCGAAATCAGAATCGGGGCCCGGCCCATCAGCGATGTGCCGCCAGCGCGCCGCAACGTCGCCATGGTGTTCCAGAGCTATGCGCTCTACCCGCATCTCAGCGTGCGGGACAACCTCAGCTTCGGACTGCGCAGAAGCCAGGCGAGATCAACCGTCCAGCGCATCCAAGATCAGGCCTTTCGAGCCACGCGCGCCTTACCCGAACCACTGAGGGTGCGGTCGGTCAGAGAAGAACGAATCGAAGCCCGGGTGAACACCGTTGCCAGATCTCTGGAACTCACGGAATTGCTCGATCGAAGGCCAAAGGAACTGTCCGGCGGACAGAAACAACGGGTCGCCCTCGGACGCGCCATGGCGCGCAATCCTGAGGTGTTTTTGATGGACGAACCACTGAGCAATCTCGACGCCAAACTCAGAACGAGCACGCGCCAAAGAATCGTCGAACTGCAGCGAGAACTGGGAACAACGACGGTTTATGTGACCCACGACCAGGTGGAAGCGATGACCATGGGGGACCGCATCGCGGTGTTGAACCAAGGGCGCCTGCAGCAGCTCGGGACCCCCATGGAGTTGTACAGATGGCCCTCAAACATCTTCGTGGCCCAGTTCATTGGCAGCCCAGCGATGAGCCTGTTGCCCGTCACGGTGGGACCCAATGCAACTCTGATTCTGGGGAACAAGCGCATTCAGGTTGAAGGCGCAATGGTCGAGCTTTTACTTCAACGAGAAGGCCAACACATCACCGCAGGATTGAGGCCTGAACACTGGCATCTGGCACCGGCAACAAACCGGAATCTCCAAGCCGAGGTAAGCCATTGCGAGCGTCTGGGCAATGAGCAGATCCTCACCTGTCGGCTCCTGGATGGTGATGAACTCATCCAGGTCAGAGCTTCAACGGAGATCAACATCACTGCCGGCGATGCCATCCACCTCGACCCTGACCCCACAGGCTGGCGGTTGTTTAATGCGGATGGTGAAGCCATCCGTTAG
- a CDS encoding aspartoacylase, with protein sequence MSSCGVLVVAGTHGNEVNAPWLLQQWQANPDLINAAGLAVQKVIGNPEALRRRCRYVDRDLNRCFLPEQLEQGAPGLEFQRAGELLRLHGPSGEKPCAVAIDLHSTTAAMGNSLVVYGRRPADLALAALVQGSLGLPIYLHEADAQQTGFLVESWPCGLVIEVGPVPQGLLNARVVEQTRLGLETCLRALDQAHQGLARLPDALVVHRHLGSRDLPKAENGEPQALVHPELQGRDWQDISSTQAMFRAADGTDRGEAWVEGEIPVFVNEAAYAEKSIAFSLTRREVWPVQPTWLPALQQLLSAA encoded by the coding sequence ATGAGCAGCTGTGGCGTTCTAGTGGTGGCCGGCACCCACGGCAATGAGGTCAATGCCCCTTGGTTGCTGCAGCAGTGGCAGGCCAACCCTGATCTGATCAACGCTGCTGGCTTGGCGGTGCAGAAGGTGATCGGCAACCCGGAAGCGTTGCGCCGTCGCTGCCGCTATGTCGATCGTGACCTCAACCGCTGCTTCCTCCCGGAACAGTTGGAGCAGGGGGCCCCCGGCTTGGAGTTTCAGCGTGCTGGGGAACTCCTGCGCTTGCACGGCCCGAGCGGTGAGAAGCCCTGTGCTGTGGCCATCGATTTGCACAGCACCACAGCGGCCATGGGCAATTCCCTGGTGGTGTACGGCCGGCGTCCCGCTGATCTCGCCCTCGCGGCTTTGGTGCAGGGATCGCTCGGCCTGCCGATTTATCTGCACGAAGCCGATGCTCAGCAGACCGGCTTCCTTGTTGAATCCTGGCCCTGCGGCCTGGTGATCGAGGTGGGCCCTGTGCCGCAAGGTCTGCTCAATGCCCGGGTCGTTGAACAGACCCGTCTTGGCTTGGAAACCTGCCTGAGAGCCTTGGATCAGGCACATCAGGGCTTGGCCCGGCTGCCGGATGCTCTGGTGGTGCACCGTCACCTGGGGAGTCGGGATCTTCCGAAGGCGGAGAACGGAGAGCCTCAGGCCCTTGTGCATCCCGAACTGCAGGGCCGCGATTGGCAGGACATCAGCTCAACCCAGGCGATGTTCCGTGCTGCGGATGGCACCGATCGTGGTGAAGCGTGGGTTGAGGGGGAGATTCCGGTGTTTGTGAATGAAGCGGCCTACGCGGAGAAAAGCATTGCTTTCTCCCTCACGCGCCGGGAGGTGTGGCCCGTGCAGCCCACCTGGCTGCCGGCCTTGCAGCAGCTGCTCTCTGCGGCCTAA
- a CDS encoding glutathione S-transferase C-terminal domain-containing protein produces the protein MSIPPVVVTAARRSWRWQWQRLMGGLGPADAAGNYTRPSSDPLTPPALNPEDLLQRSAGQRSMLVIGRSCPWAHRTWLVHQLRHLHDSVTLVMARADHDAGRWALDPAWEGCKTLLDLYQHCGAPPSYRATVPVLVDPKTRTLLGNDSAPLVDLLNHWPHQDAVVDLAPAEATDRIQAWQQRLQPAINDGVYRCGFARNQAAYDRAEADLFAALDAVEQSLETNGPWLCGKALTLADVRLFPTLIRWELVYAPLFGCTRQPLWHYPHLWAWRQRFYALPGVADTCDGNAWRNDYFGALFPLNPGGIVPAGPDLSTLVNSTAASG, from the coding sequence ATGTCGATCCCACCTGTCGTGGTCACGGCCGCCCGTCGCAGTTGGCGATGGCAATGGCAACGGCTCATGGGTGGGCTGGGCCCAGCCGATGCGGCCGGCAATTACACCCGCCCAAGCAGCGATCCACTCACCCCGCCGGCTTTAAACCCCGAAGACCTGCTCCAGCGCAGCGCAGGCCAACGGTCAATGCTGGTGATCGGGCGCAGTTGCCCCTGGGCCCATCGCACCTGGCTGGTGCATCAGCTGCGCCATCTGCACGACAGCGTCACCCTCGTGATGGCACGGGCGGATCACGACGCTGGACGCTGGGCCCTCGATCCAGCCTGGGAGGGGTGCAAAACGCTGCTGGATTTGTATCAGCACTGCGGCGCTCCCCCCAGCTACCGGGCCACCGTGCCTGTGCTGGTGGATCCCAAGACGCGCACCCTGCTGGGGAATGACAGTGCACCACTGGTGGACCTGTTGAACCACTGGCCCCATCAAGACGCGGTTGTGGACCTGGCACCGGCAGAAGCAACCGACAGGATCCAGGCCTGGCAGCAGCGGCTGCAACCGGCCATCAACGATGGGGTGTACCGCTGCGGTTTCGCCCGCAACCAAGCGGCCTACGACCGCGCTGAAGCCGATCTCTTCGCCGCCCTCGATGCGGTGGAGCAAAGCCTCGAAACCAATGGTCCATGGCTGTGCGGAAAAGCACTGACCCTGGCGGACGTGCGGCTGTTCCCCACCTTGATCCGCTGGGAGCTGGTGTATGCCCCCCTGTTCGGCTGCACTCGACAGCCGCTCTGGCACTACCCACACCTCTGGGCATGGCGACAACGCTTTTACGCCTTGCCGGGCGTTGCGGACACCTGCGACGGCAACGCCTGGCGAAACGACTACTTCGGTGCCTTGTTCCCCCTCAATCCCGGCGGCATCGTTCCAGCCGGTCCTGACCTGAGCACACTGGTGAACAGCACGGCGGCGTCGGGATGA
- a CDS encoding DUF2301 domain-containing membrane protein: MTSADPTFEGVYGPYSITATDRQEVRSYRIALLITGLSLAAGVLQWWQTDSPWAWLWVLPMATALGLALRWIHIYLRPLHRALQLFWLSGCIGWGALLLQAGPTEVLSTLRDQPLWILAIGPLFAALAGTGFKEFFCFQRPEAIGLTLLLPAALLGHLVGLINGPLCLALLEAAALLLVLLALRKFGMEAAADVGDKSVFAYLDGQLPAGTP; the protein is encoded by the coding sequence ATGACCAGCGCAGATCCAACCTTTGAAGGTGTCTACGGCCCTTACTCGATCACCGCTACCGATCGCCAGGAGGTGCGTTCCTACCGGATCGCCCTGTTGATCACCGGCCTCAGCCTGGCTGCAGGGGTGCTGCAGTGGTGGCAGACCGATAGCCCCTGGGCATGGCTCTGGGTGCTGCCGATGGCCACAGCCCTGGGCCTGGCGCTGCGCTGGATTCACATTTATCTCCGTCCCTTGCACCGCGCCCTTCAACTGTTCTGGCTAAGCGGTTGCATCGGTTGGGGGGCCCTGCTGCTGCAGGCCGGCCCCACCGAAGTGCTCTCCACCCTGCGGGACCAGCCGCTGTGGATCCTGGCCATCGGGCCGCTGTTTGCCGCCCTGGCGGGAACCGGCTTCAAGGAGTTTTTCTGCTTCCAACGGCCCGAAGCCATTGGTCTCACCCTGCTGCTGCCGGCAGCGCTGCTGGGGCATCTGGTGGGACTGATCAATGGTCCCCTCTGCCTGGCTCTACTGGAAGCTGCAGCGTTGCTGCTGGTGCTGCTGGCCCTGCGCAAATTCGGCATGGAGGCAGCAGCGGATGTGGGCGACAAGAGCGTGTTTGCTTATCTGGACGGTCAATTGCCTGCTGGCACGCCGTGA
- the cgtA gene encoding Obg family GTPase CgtA — MQFIDQARITVRGGRGGDGIAAFRREKYVPAGGPSGGDGGCGAPVVLEADSNLQTLLDFKYKRLFAADDGRRGGPNKCTGASGKDLVIKVPCGTEVRHLRTGILLGDLTTPGERLTVAFGGRGGLGNAHYLSNRNRAPEKFTEGREGEEWPLQLELKLLAEVGIIGLPNAGKSTLIAVLSAARPKIADYPFTTLVPNLGVVRRPSGDGTVFADIPGLIEGAAQGAGLGHDFLRHIERTRLLIHLVDAGSEDPVADLNVVQQELEAYGHGLVDRPRLLVINKQELVTEEDLPRLRQDLEAASGRPVLCISAAMGTNLDQLLAETWAELGV, encoded by the coding sequence GTGCAGTTCATCGATCAGGCACGGATCACGGTCCGAGGCGGGCGCGGCGGCGATGGCATCGCTGCATTTCGCCGTGAAAAGTATGTGCCCGCTGGAGGTCCCTCCGGGGGTGACGGCGGGTGTGGGGCTCCAGTGGTTCTCGAGGCCGACAGCAACCTGCAAACCCTGCTCGATTTCAAATACAAACGCCTGTTCGCCGCTGACGATGGGCGACGCGGTGGTCCGAACAAATGCACCGGTGCATCAGGGAAAGACCTGGTGATCAAGGTGCCTTGCGGCACGGAGGTACGCCATCTGCGCACCGGCATTCTTCTGGGAGACCTCACCACCCCGGGTGAGCGTCTCACCGTTGCCTTCGGTGGGCGAGGTGGTTTGGGCAACGCCCATTACCTGAGCAATCGCAACCGCGCTCCGGAGAAATTCACCGAGGGCCGTGAGGGTGAGGAATGGCCCCTGCAGCTGGAACTCAAGTTGCTGGCTGAGGTGGGCATCATTGGTCTTCCCAATGCCGGCAAGAGCACCTTGATCGCCGTGCTGTCGGCAGCGCGACCCAAGATTGCCGATTACCCCTTCACCACGTTGGTCCCCAACCTTGGAGTGGTGCGCCGTCCCAGTGGAGATGGAACCGTGTTCGCGGATATTCCAGGCTTGATTGAGGGGGCCGCCCAGGGCGCTGGTCTTGGCCACGACTTTCTGCGTCATATCGAACGCACCCGTCTGCTGATCCACCTTGTGGACGCAGGATCCGAGGATCCCGTGGCTGACCTGAACGTCGTCCAGCAGGAGCTGGAGGCCTATGGCCATGGTCTGGTTGATCGGCCACGTCTGTTGGTGATCAACAAACAGGAGTTGGTGACAGAAGAGGATCTCCCCAGGTTGCGGCAAGACCTTGAAGCGGCGAGTGGTCGTCCCGTGCTGTGCATTTCAGCCGCCATGGGAACCAACCTCGATCAGTTGCTGGCCGAAACCTGGGCCGAGCTCGGAGTGTGA
- the psbA gene encoding photosystem II q(b) protein: MTTTLQQRSGASSWQAFCEWVTSTNNRLYVGWFGVLMIPTLLAATICFVIAFVAAPPVDIDGIREPVAGSLIYGNNIISGAVVPSSNAIGLHFYPIWEAASLDEWLYNGGPFQLVVFHFLIGIYAYMGREWELSYRLGMRPWICVAYSAPVAAASAVFLVYPFGQGSFSDAMPLGISGTFNYMLVFQAEHNILMHPFHMLGVAGVFGGSLFSAMHGSLVTSSLVRETTEAESQNYGYKFGQEEETYNIVAAHGYFGRLIFQYASFNNSRSLHFFLAAWPVVGIWFTALGVSTMAFNLNGFNFNQSILDGQGRVLNTWADVLNRAGLGMEVMHERNAHNFPLDLAAAESTPVALQAPAIG, from the coding sequence ATGACCACCACCCTCCAGCAGCGCTCCGGCGCTTCCAGCTGGCAGGCCTTCTGTGAGTGGGTCACCTCCACCAACAACCGTCTGTATGTCGGTTGGTTCGGTGTGCTGATGATCCCCACACTGCTGGCTGCCACCATCTGCTTCGTCATCGCTTTCGTCGCCGCTCCTCCGGTCGACATCGATGGCATCCGTGAGCCCGTCGCTGGCTCCCTGATCTACGGCAACAACATCATCTCCGGTGCTGTTGTTCCTTCCAGCAACGCCATCGGCCTGCACTTCTACCCCATCTGGGAAGCTGCTTCCCTCGATGAGTGGCTGTACAACGGCGGCCCCTTCCAGCTGGTTGTTTTCCACTTCCTCATCGGCATCTACGCCTACATGGGTCGTGAGTGGGAACTCTCCTACCGCCTGGGCATGCGCCCCTGGATCTGCGTTGCCTACAGCGCACCTGTCGCTGCAGCCTCCGCTGTCTTCCTGGTTTACCCCTTCGGTCAGGGTTCCTTCTCTGACGCAATGCCCCTGGGCATTTCTGGCACCTTCAACTACATGCTGGTGTTCCAGGCTGAGCACAACATCCTGATGCACCCCTTCCACATGCTGGGCGTCGCAGGTGTTTTCGGCGGCAGCCTGTTCTCCGCCATGCACGGCTCCCTGGTGACCTCCTCCTTGGTGCGTGAAACCACCGAGGCTGAGTCCCAGAACTACGGCTACAAGTTCGGCCAAGAGGAAGAGACCTACAACATCGTGGCTGCCCACGGTTACTTCGGTCGCCTGATCTTCCAATACGCCTCCTTCAACAACAGCCGTAGCCTTCACTTCTTCCTGGCTGCCTGGCCTGTTGTCGGCATCTGGTTCACCGCCCTCGGCGTGTCAACCATGGCCTTCAACCTGAACGGCTTCAACTTCAACCAGTCCATCCTTGATGGTCAGGGCCGCGTCCTGAACACCTGGGCTGATGTGCTGAACCGTGCCGGCCTCGGCATGGAGGTGATGCACGAGCGCAATGCTCACAACTTCCCCCTCGACCTGGCTGCTGCTGAGTCCACTCCTGTGGCTCTGCAGGCTCCTGCCATCGGTTGA